One window of Botrimarina mediterranea genomic DNA carries:
- the hemC gene encoding hydroxymethylbilane synthase, which translates to MIEPSSCRPLRLGTRGSQLARWQADWVADRLRALGQPVEIIEVRTRGDVQQSGPISAIVEGSGVGGQGAFTKELQRALLDGSIDLAVHSLKDLPTTPVDGLKVGAVPQRAPIGDVLVSHLATTIDELPQGARVGTGSFRRRAQLLNRRPDLVIGDLRGNLDTRLRKLDDSEHDAILLAEAGLTRLGWNDRLAGRIPPSELLPAPGQGALGIECRSDDEQTLAALRPLDDFGTHAAIAAERAALARLEGGCLAALGAWGRWDASELRLSVVVLSEDGVERLDAESSFSVSTLADATTLGVTVADELLARGAAALLRDR; encoded by the coding sequence ATGATTGAGCCGAGCAGCTGTCGACCGTTGCGCCTGGGAACCCGCGGCAGCCAACTCGCGCGGTGGCAGGCGGATTGGGTCGCGGATCGATTGCGGGCGCTCGGTCAGCCGGTAGAGATTATCGAGGTCCGTACCCGCGGCGACGTTCAGCAGTCGGGGCCGATCAGCGCGATTGTTGAAGGAAGCGGCGTTGGCGGGCAGGGCGCCTTCACGAAGGAGTTGCAACGCGCGTTGCTCGATGGTTCGATCGACCTCGCGGTCCACAGCCTCAAGGACCTGCCGACGACGCCCGTCGATGGACTCAAGGTGGGGGCGGTTCCCCAGCGCGCGCCGATTGGCGATGTGCTCGTGTCGCACCTGGCGACGACGATCGATGAATTGCCGCAAGGCGCACGCGTTGGCACCGGTAGCTTCCGCCGCCGCGCGCAGTTGCTCAACCGCCGGCCCGACCTGGTGATCGGCGACCTCCGTGGCAACCTCGACACGCGCTTGCGGAAGCTCGACGACAGCGAGCACGACGCCATCCTGCTAGCGGAAGCGGGCCTGACGCGGCTCGGCTGGAACGACCGCCTTGCCGGACGCATCCCGCCGAGCGAGCTGCTTCCGGCGCCGGGGCAAGGGGCGCTGGGGATCGAGTGCCGCTCGGACGATGAACAAACGCTAGCGGCGCTACGGCCTCTCGACGACTTCGGGACGCACGCCGCCATCGCCGCAGAGCGCGCGGCGCTGGCGCGGCTTGAAGGGGGCTGCCTTGCCGCCCTAGGCGCCTGGGGGCGCTGGGATGCTAGCGAGTTGCGGCTTTCGGTCGTCGTGTTGAGCGAGGACGGAGTGGAGCGGCTCGACGCGGAGTCGTCGTTCTCCGTCAGCACGCTAGCGGATGCTACGACGCTTGGCGTGACGGTGGCTGATGAGTTGTTAGCGCGCGGGGCGGCGGCGCTGCTACGCGACCGCTAA